One Littorina saxatilis isolate snail1 linkage group LG1, US_GU_Lsax_2.0, whole genome shotgun sequence genomic window carries:
- the LOC138960203 gene encoding uncharacterized protein, producing the protein MSWVVQWFTDTMGALFSRLSDLFSDFRNDPARILMVGLDAAGKTTVLYKVKLNEVVTTIPTIGFNVETVSPVKGLTFTVWDVGGQEKIRALWKHYFMNTQGILYVVDSSDRERFAESRDELQNILNSDDMRGVPVVVLANKQDLPGAVGVSEVAEKLQISQEKGRKWHIQGTCAPTGEGVYEAMQEMARLVKDFKKSQSY; encoded by the exons ATGAGTTGGGTGGTTCAGTGGTTCACAGATACGATGGGAGCACTCTTCAGCCGCCTGTCCGACTTGTTCTCGGATTTCCGCAACGATCCGGCCAGGATTCTCATGGTGGGCCTGGATGCTGCAG GCAAAACGACCGTTCTGTACAAGGTGAAACTAAACGAGGTGGTCACCACGATTCCGACCATTGGCTTTAACGTGGAGACAGTGTCGCCGGTCAAGGGTTTGACCTTCACTGTCTGGGATGTCGGGGGTCAAGAGAAAATCCGGGCCCTCTGGAAGCACTACTTCATGAACACTCAag GTATTCTGTACGTGGTTGACAGCAGTGACAGGGAGCGCTTCGCGGAGTCCCGAGACGAGCTGCAGAACATCCTGAACAGTGACGACATGAGGGGCGTTCCGGTGGTGGTGCTCGCCAACAAACAGGACTTGCCAg GCGCGGTCGGAGTGTCGGAGGTGGCAGAAAAACTGCAAATCAGCCAAGAGAAGGGCCGGAAGTGGCACATCCAGGGCACATGCGCACCAACGGGTGAAGGGGTTTACGAAGCCATGCAAGAAATGGCTCGACTGGTGAAAGACTTCAAGAAATCTCAAAGTTATTAA